One Gemmatimonadota bacterium genomic region harbors:
- a CDS encoding DUF2461 domain-containing protein — protein MFTPAALTFLRQLKRNNRREWFVERKTTFDSLLLAPLRELVEELDVRLATTVPEIGGSPKKAIFRLYRDVRFSKDKSPYKTHVACWFAHLDGAPGVGSETHGAGAGFYFHLEPGASMVAGGLWMPPRPSLNAIRERIATDHRGLERALGAPAFRRRFGPLSEEHVLKRVPRPWTVDHPAANWLRFASYTVSAPLTDAQVTGPRLVDQVAKDFVLVRPLVRWLNGALGFRERVRR, from the coding sequence ATGTTCACCCCCGCTGCCTTGACCTTCCTGCGCCAGCTGAAGCGCAACAACCGCCGCGAGTGGTTCGTTGAGCGCAAGACAACGTTTGACTCACTCCTCCTTGCGCCGTTGCGTGAGCTGGTCGAGGAGCTTGACGTCCGGCTCGCCACCACGGTCCCGGAAATCGGCGGATCACCGAAGAAGGCGATCTTCCGGCTGTACCGGGATGTGCGGTTCTCCAAGGACAAGTCGCCGTACAAGACCCACGTGGCCTGCTGGTTCGCGCACCTCGACGGCGCCCCCGGCGTCGGATCGGAGACCCATGGTGCCGGCGCGGGATTCTATTTCCACCTGGAACCCGGCGCGTCGATGGTGGCCGGTGGGCTCTGGATGCCGCCGCGCCCGTCGCTCAACGCGATCCGCGAACGGATCGCCACGGACCATCGCGGCCTCGAGCGCGCCCTCGGCGCGCCCGCCTTTCGGCGACGGTTCGGCCCACTGAGCGAGGAGCACGTCCTCAAGCGAGTGCCACGCCCCTGGACGGTGGACCACCCGGCGGCGAACTGGTTGCGGTTTGCCTCCTATACCGTCTCGGCTCCCCTCACCGATGCGCAGGTCACCGGACCGCGGCTCGTGGACCAGGTGGCGAAGGATTTCGTATTAGTTCGCCCGCTGGTACGGTGGCTGAACGGTGCGCTCGGCTTCCGCGAGCGGGTGCGTCGTTAG
- a CDS encoding CDP-alcohol phosphatidyltransferase family protein, producing MLSLSRLVLAAAFVARADPSFRVAVILVAALTDWLDGFLARRSKRMTRWGALLDPITDRIFVFAAVCVYLAERQLTGAQYLVLIFRDLMTAIGFVVARNVSWLRPITFRARLAGKLVTALQLVVLVAVLVRPALVPVLIPLIAVLAVIAVVDYTLLLWRERART from the coding sequence CTGCTCTCGTTGTCTCGCCTCGTCTTGGCGGCAGCGTTCGTGGCGCGCGCGGACCCGTCTTTTCGGGTGGCCGTGATCCTCGTGGCTGCCCTCACCGATTGGTTGGACGGGTTCCTCGCTCGCCGGTCGAAACGCATGACACGGTGGGGGGCGCTGCTGGACCCGATCACCGACCGCATCTTTGTGTTCGCCGCGGTCTGTGTGTACCTCGCGGAGCGGCAGCTGACCGGTGCCCAGTACCTGGTCCTCATCTTCCGTGACCTCATGACGGCGATCGGGTTCGTCGTTGCGCGCAACGTGTCGTGGCTTCGCCCGATCACCTTTCGCGCGCGCCTGGCCGGCAAGCTGGTGACGGCGCTGCAACTCGTGGTGCTCGTCGCGGTACTGGTCCGGCCCGCGTTGGTCCCCGTGCTGATTCCCCTCATCGCCGTGCTCGCCGTCATCGCCGTGGTGGACTACACGTTGCTCCTGTGGCGCGAACGCGCGCGGACATGA
- a CDS encoding alpha/beta hydrolase, protein MPWVVLGGGEPREADQQVKDAAAGRQPRPSPFGPTRYRLTLNASASAHLTALPPDADLFSIPLATGAHLHVERYGYGDEPVVLLHGFGTASFLWRHVGPLLAVHGLRVFSIDLLGYGESDRPYEADFGIDAQSGYLDAALTALELRRATIVGLDLGAVVALRLAVDRPERVWRLVMVGAPALNDIAGNEIRELQRDTARHAFRLTQGLFGSLALLQPFLRESVESPDAMPWQLIGRYTVPFLGREGTNHLLALAGSLREEDVADIDLSRVRQRTLVTRGTRDRWCTRQVAEAYAGAIPKGHYQAIDAVGHLVPEEDPTTLAQLILAFVRTPDEAETR, encoded by the coding sequence TTGCCATGGGTCGTGTTGGGGGGTGGTGAACCGCGTGAAGCGGACCAGCAAGTAAAGGACGCGGCGGCGGGGAGGCAACCGCGCCCCTCCCCTTTCGGGCCGACCCGTTACCGGCTTACCCTCAACGCCTCAGCTTCCGCCCATCTGACCGCGCTTCCCCCCGACGCCGACCTCTTCAGCATTCCCCTGGCCACAGGGGCGCACCTGCACGTCGAACGGTACGGATACGGGGACGAGCCCGTCGTCCTGCTGCACGGCTTCGGGACGGCCAGTTTTCTGTGGCGCCACGTGGGCCCCCTTCTGGCGGTCCACGGCCTTCGCGTCTTTTCGATCGACCTGCTCGGGTATGGCGAGTCGGATCGACCGTACGAGGCGGATTTCGGGATCGATGCGCAATCCGGATATCTCGACGCCGCCCTCACCGCGCTCGAGTTGCGCCGCGCGACGATCGTCGGGCTTGACCTTGGGGCGGTCGTGGCGCTGCGCCTCGCCGTAGACCGTCCCGAACGGGTCTGGCGGCTGGTGATGGTCGGGGCGCCAGCCCTCAACGACATTGCCGGGAACGAAATCCGCGAACTGCAGCGGGACACGGCACGCCACGCCTTTCGGCTGACCCAGGGGCTCTTCGGATCTCTCGCCCTGCTTCAGCCGTTCCTGCGCGAGAGCGTGGAATCCCCCGATGCGATGCCGTGGCAACTGATTGGCCGATACACCGTCCCATTCCTCGGGCGGGAAGGCACCAATCACCTGCTGGCCCTGGCCGGTTCCCTGCGGGAGGAGGACGTGGCCGACATTGACCTTTCGCGGGTGCGCCAGCGCACACTCGTCACGAGGGGCACTCGGGATCGCTGGTGCACCCGGCAGGTGGCGGAAGCGTACGCCGGCGCCATCCCGAAGGGACACTACCAGGCCATCGACGCCGTCGGGCACCTTGTCCCGGAGGAGGACCCCACGACCCTGGCTCAACTGATTCTGGCCTTTGTGCGTACCCCAGACGAGGCGGAAACACGCTGA
- a CDS encoding DsbA family protein — MAKQNQGQSSGSQRRAKAPARNQKGMFTVLGLIAAAFAVFIVYQMNKPTGQEAVTIDPGTPLPTAAGYTMGSPDAPVKVIEFADFECPACAQFFTLTEPDVRARLVETGQVSYTFMDFPLPMHPNTWPASNAAACANEQGKFWEYHDILFQMQDQWSGFATRRPGGKFKEFAQQVGLDVGKWESCFDAQKYNLNIKAHEQEAVKRGAGQTPTFIIGNRRVPGSISFDKFKAYVDTALAEAGPQALPSQGDTAQRPSVNVVPEKKGTP, encoded by the coding sequence ATGGCAAAGCAGAATCAGGGGCAATCTTCCGGAAGCCAGAGGCGGGCCAAGGCGCCCGCCCGCAACCAGAAGGGAATGTTCACCGTGCTCGGACTGATCGCGGCGGCGTTCGCGGTGTTCATCGTCTACCAGATGAACAAGCCGACCGGGCAAGAGGCGGTGACGATCGACCCCGGGACTCCCTTGCCCACCGCCGCCGGATATACGATGGGCAGTCCCGACGCCCCGGTGAAGGTGATCGAGTTCGCGGACTTCGAGTGCCCCGCGTGTGCCCAGTTCTTCACGCTCACCGAGCCCGACGTGCGCGCGCGCCTCGTCGAGACAGGGCAGGTCAGCTACACGTTCATGGACTTTCCGCTCCCGATGCACCCCAACACGTGGCCGGCGTCCAACGCGGCGGCCTGCGCGAATGAGCAGGGGAAGTTCTGGGAATACCACGACATCCTCTTCCAGATGCAGGACCAGTGGAGCGGCTTTGCCACTCGGCGCCCCGGCGGGAAGTTCAAGGAGTTCGCGCAGCAGGTGGGGCTCGATGTCGGCAAGTGGGAGTCCTGCTTCGACGCGCAGAAGTACAACCTGAACATCAAGGCCCACGAGCAGGAAGCGGTGAAGCGCGGGGCGGGGCAGACCCCCACGTTCATTATCGGGAATCGCCGGGTGCCCGGCAGCATCTCGTTTGACAAGTTCAAGGCCTATGTCGACACGGCCTTGGCCGAGGCCGGGCCGCAGGCCCTCCCCTCACAGGGTGACACGGCGCAACGCCCGTCGGTCAACGTCGTCCCGGAGAAGAAGGGCACGCCGTAA
- the acs gene encoding acetate--CoA ligase gives MSDIDVLLQEHRRFPPPADFATRAHIRTPEAHEAAAADPEAWWAEQAASLEWFTPWTRVLDWQPPRARWFTGGTLNVATNCLDRHVATARRNKAAIVFEGEPGDRRTLTYWELFVEVKKFANVLKSLGVRRGDRVGIYLPLIPEAAIAMLACARIGAIHSVVFGGFSPESLRDRMNDAAARVVITADGGYRRGQVVPLKRNTDRALEGCPSVEHVVVVQRRPGGLGDESFADMREGRDHWWHRLMAHASAECPAEPMEAEDVLFILYTSGTTGKPKGIVHTTGGYLTAVAATTRTVFDLRDEDVFWCTADVGWITGHSYLVYGPLANGATCVMYEGAPDWPEKDRFWEMCARHGVTIFYTAPTAIRAFMKWGDEWPARHDLSRLRLLGSVGEPINPEAWMWYQQHIGGNRCPIVDTWWQTETGAIAISPLPGLTTTKPGSATTALPGFRAELLDAEARVIPTGGGLLALTHPWPSMLRTIWGDDQRYVDTYFSKWPGRPDLYFAGDGAKRDEDGYFWILGRVDDVLNVAGHRIGTMEVESALVEHPAVAEAAVVGKAHELKGQALAAFVTLRTGFHSSSELRDELKAFVADKIGAIARPDDILFSADLPKTRSGKIMRRLLRDIAEGRALGDTTTLADPGVVANLKEQYEGQE, from the coding sequence ATGTCTGACATCGACGTCCTGCTTCAGGAGCATCGCCGCTTTCCCCCGCCCGCGGATTTCGCAACGCGCGCCCACATCCGGACCCCGGAGGCACACGAGGCCGCCGCGGCCGACCCCGAGGCCTGGTGGGCGGAACAAGCCGCATCATTGGAGTGGTTCACCCCGTGGACCCGCGTGCTGGACTGGCAGCCGCCGCGGGCGCGCTGGTTCACGGGAGGGACGCTGAATGTCGCGACCAACTGCCTCGACCGTCACGTGGCCACCGCACGGCGCAACAAGGCTGCCATTGTCTTCGAGGGCGAACCAGGGGACCGACGCACGCTGACCTACTGGGAGCTGTTCGTCGAGGTCAAGAAGTTCGCCAATGTCCTCAAGTCGTTAGGCGTGCGGCGCGGCGACCGCGTCGGAATCTACCTCCCGTTGATCCCCGAGGCCGCCATTGCCATGCTGGCATGCGCCCGCATCGGCGCCATCCACTCCGTCGTGTTTGGGGGCTTTTCGCCGGAGTCGCTGCGCGACCGGATGAACGACGCCGCCGCCCGGGTCGTCATCACGGCGGACGGCGGGTACCGGCGGGGCCAGGTCGTGCCCCTCAAGCGCAACACCGACCGGGCCCTGGAAGGCTGTCCCTCGGTGGAGCATGTGGTGGTGGTGCAGCGACGGCCCGGGGGATTGGGCGACGAGTCCTTCGCCGACATGCGCGAGGGCCGCGATCACTGGTGGCACCGCCTCATGGCCCACGCGAGCGCCGAGTGCCCGGCAGAACCGATGGAGGCCGAGGACGTCCTCTTCATCCTCTACACATCCGGAACAACAGGCAAACCCAAGGGGATCGTGCATACCACGGGCGGCTACCTCACCGCGGTCGCCGCTACCACCCGGACCGTCTTTGACCTGCGCGACGAGGATGTGTTTTGGTGCACGGCCGACGTCGGCTGGATCACCGGGCACTCCTACCTCGTGTACGGCCCCCTCGCCAACGGGGCCACCTGTGTGATGTATGAAGGCGCGCCGGATTGGCCGGAGAAAGACCGCTTCTGGGAGATGTGCGCCCGCCACGGCGTCACGATCTTCTACACCGCACCGACCGCGATCCGGGCCTTCATGAAGTGGGGCGACGAATGGCCCGCTCGACACGACCTGTCCCGCCTCCGGCTCCTCGGCAGTGTCGGCGAGCCGATCAATCCCGAAGCGTGGATGTGGTACCAACAGCACATCGGGGGCAACCGTTGCCCGATCGTGGACACCTGGTGGCAGACCGAAACAGGCGCCATCGCGATCTCCCCGCTCCCAGGTCTCACCACCACCAAGCCGGGTTCGGCGACCACGGCGTTACCTGGCTTCAGGGCCGAGTTATTGGACGCCGAGGCGAGGGTAATCCCCACGGGGGGCGGCCTGCTGGCCCTCACGCACCCGTGGCCCTCGATGCTTCGCACCATTTGGGGCGATGACCAGCGGTACGTGGACACCTACTTCTCCAAGTGGCCCGGGCGGCCGGACCTGTATTTTGCCGGCGACGGCGCCAAGCGCGACGAGGACGGCTACTTCTGGATCCTTGGCCGGGTCGATGACGTGTTGAATGTCGCCGGCCATCGCATCGGGACCATGGAAGTGGAGAGCGCCCTGGTCGAGCATCCGGCGGTGGCCGAAGCGGCAGTGGTCGGGAAGGCGCACGAGCTGAAGGGTCAGGCCCTGGCTGCCTTTGTCACGCTCCGCACCGGCTTCCACAGCTCGTCGGAATTGCGGGACGAACTGAAGGCGTTCGTGGCGGACAAGATCGGCGCGATTGCGCGCCCGGACGACATCCTCTTTTCGGCGGACCTGCCCAAGACCCGTTCCGGAAAGATCATGCGCCGACTGCTGCGTGACATCGCTGAAGGACGTGCCCTGGGTGACACCACCACCCTCGCCGACCCCGGTGTGGTCGCGAACCTAAAGGAGCAATACGAGGGGCAGGAGTGA
- a CDS encoding STAS domain-containing protein, with amino-acid sequence MYSTHGERLVMGAIAELALVEAPARLVAETRVDFRSAAMDGLERAVGSGETVLRIEMGETADVDASGLGTLVVVQKRARERGLQTILMRTQGPVRSLLAATRLEGLFEFQ; translated from the coding sequence GTGTACTCGACCCACGGAGAACGTCTCGTCATGGGAGCAATAGCGGAACTCGCACTCGTGGAAGCACCTGCGCGTCTCGTCGCCGAGACGCGGGTCGACTTTCGGTCAGCGGCGATGGACGGCCTCGAGCGGGCGGTGGGGTCTGGCGAGACCGTGCTCCGCATCGAGATGGGCGAGACGGCCGACGTGGACGCAAGTGGACTGGGCACGCTCGTCGTCGTACAGAAGCGCGCCCGCGAGCGCGGGCTGCAGACCATCCTGATGCGGACGCAGGGACCGGTGCGTTCCTTGCTGGCCGCGACGCGGCTGGAGGGGTTGTTCGAGTTCCAATAG
- a CDS encoding inorganic diphosphatase — translation MIHPWRDLAPGPHPPDEVTAIIEIPRGSRNKYELDKDSGLFKLDRVLYSAVHYPGDYGFIPRTLHEDGDPLDIIVRIDEPTFTGCQIRARPIGVLKMLDRGEPDDKVLAVPAADPLHGEWFDIADLPQHYLNEIEHFFQIYKDLEGKRMTIVGWEKSDVAMQVVVECIERYRHHYLEAGP, via the coding sequence ATGATTCACCCCTGGCGTGACCTGGCCCCCGGCCCCCATCCCCCGGATGAGGTGACCGCGATCATCGAGATCCCGCGTGGGAGCCGCAACAAGTACGAGCTCGACAAGGACTCCGGTCTGTTCAAGCTCGACCGCGTCCTGTATTCCGCCGTGCACTATCCGGGCGACTACGGCTTCATCCCCCGGACCTTGCACGAGGACGGCGACCCGCTCGATATCATCGTGCGTATCGACGAGCCCACCTTCACCGGGTGCCAGATCCGGGCGCGTCCGATCGGGGTGCTCAAAATGCTCGATCGCGGTGAACCCGACGACAAGGTGCTGGCGGTCCCCGCGGCGGATCCGCTGCACGGTGAATGGTTCGACATCGCCGACCTGCCGCAGCACTACCTCAATGAAATCGAGCACTTCTTCCAGATCTATAAGGATCTCGAGGGGAAGCGCATGACCATCGTCGGCTGGGAAAAAAGCGACGTCGCCATGCAGGTCGTGGTGGAATGCATCGAGCGGTACCGCCACCACTACCTGGAAGCGGGGCCGTAG
- a CDS encoding aquaporin has product MPKSLRPLFAEFIGAFAIVFMGSAAIMMTARTNSQAALLANAVAYALTIAALVGAFSRISGHFNPAITVAHVVTRRTAPVDGLLKIAAQLIGATVGAWVLSSTYPPDVLQATRIGGTILASDVTFTHGVILEAITTALLALTVCGVTSIEARPPAAGIIVGFVVGALIMAIGPLTGASFNPARSFGPAFISGIWEAQLVYWIGPITGAVAGTVLWDVALKDRS; this is encoded by the coding sequence ATGCCCAAATCGCTTCGTCCGCTGTTCGCCGAGTTCATCGGCGCCTTCGCCATCGTGTTCATGGGCAGTGCCGCGATCATGATGACCGCGCGCACCAACAGCCAGGCCGCGCTCCTCGCCAACGCGGTGGCCTACGCGCTCACGATTGCCGCGCTCGTGGGAGCCTTCTCTCGTATCTCCGGTCATTTCAACCCGGCGATCACCGTGGCGCACGTAGTCACGCGCCGCACGGCTCCGGTGGACGGCCTCCTCAAGATCGCCGCGCAGCTTATCGGGGCGACGGTGGGCGCGTGGGTGCTCTCGTCGACGTATCCGCCTGATGTGCTGCAGGCGACGCGTATTGGCGGCACCATCCTCGCGTCCGACGTCACGTTCACCCACGGGGTTATCCTCGAGGCGATCACGACCGCGCTCCTCGCCCTGACGGTCTGCGGCGTCACGTCGATCGAGGCGCGTCCTCCCGCCGCAGGGATCATCGTCGGCTTCGTGGTGGGCGCGCTGATCATGGCCATCGGGCCACTGACCGGAGCCTCATTCAATCCCGCGCGTTCCTTTGGACCAGCCTTCATCTCCGGAATCTGGGAGGCCCAGCTGGTCTATTGGATCGGCCCGATTACGGGGGCAGTCGCCGGCACGGTCCTCTGGGATGTCGCACTGAAGGACCGATCATAG
- the fabF gene encoding beta-ketoacyl-ACP synthase II codes for MKRRVVVTGIGALTPIGLSVEGLWEGLHARRSAVTAVTRFDPSPFRSHLAAEVRDFSVLDHLEQKRARRLDRYGQFAVVAARMALHDAAVRMESEDRDRVGTMMGTALGGVGYAEEQLGNYLRGGLRAVDATLALAVFGGAASCNIAIELGAHGPNSTNAMSCASGSIAIGEGFRQVRDGYADLMVCGGAEAPLAPLCFGAFALIRAMSTRNDDPARASRPFDRDRDGFVMGEGAAILVLEERDRAVARGARIYAEILGFGMTNDAHHMTAPRPDGAQAARAMRLALADGGVAPDEIDYVNAHGSATPLNDPTEALAIRQVFGERTSALPVSGTKGYHGHALGASGAFEAAVCALALERGWVPPTVNLDTPDAACDLQHVAPTGRALDAQRIISNSFGFGGINAALVMGKG; via the coding sequence ATGAAGCGACGCGTGGTCGTGACGGGCATCGGCGCACTGACGCCCATCGGCCTGTCAGTGGAAGGGCTGTGGGAGGGGCTGCACGCCCGCCGGAGCGCGGTGACGGCGGTGACGAGGTTCGATCCGTCGCCGTTTCGGTCGCATCTCGCGGCCGAGGTGCGTGACTTCAGCGTTCTGGACCACCTGGAGCAGAAGCGCGCCCGACGCCTGGACCGATATGGCCAGTTTGCCGTCGTGGCGGCCCGGATGGCCCTGCACGATGCCGCCGTACGCATGGAGAGTGAGGACCGGGATCGCGTCGGGACGATGATGGGCACGGCGTTAGGCGGTGTCGGGTACGCCGAGGAACAGCTCGGGAACTACCTCCGCGGCGGCCTGCGCGCTGTTGACGCCACCCTGGCGCTCGCCGTCTTTGGGGGTGCGGCGAGCTGCAACATTGCCATTGAGCTGGGGGCACACGGCCCCAACTCCACCAACGCGATGTCCTGTGCCTCGGGCAGCATCGCGATTGGGGAGGGATTTCGGCAGGTGCGCGACGGGTATGCCGACCTGATGGTGTGTGGCGGTGCCGAAGCCCCCCTGGCCCCGCTGTGCTTCGGCGCGTTTGCCCTCATTCGCGCCATGTCGACACGCAACGACGACCCCGCGCGCGCCTCACGACCCTTTGACCGGGACCGCGATGGCTTCGTGATGGGCGAAGGGGCGGCGATCCTGGTGCTCGAGGAGCGGGACCGGGCCGTCGCGCGTGGGGCACGCATCTACGCGGAGATCCTCGGCTTTGGCATGACCAACGATGCGCACCACATGACTGCCCCTCGTCCGGATGGGGCGCAGGCGGCCCGCGCCATGCGGCTGGCGCTCGCGGACGGCGGCGTGGCTCCCGACGAGATCGACTACGTGAACGCCCACGGCTCCGCCACGCCGCTGAACGACCCCACCGAGGCGCTGGCCATTCGTCAGGTCTTCGGGGAGCGCACGTCGGCACTTCCGGTCTCCGGCACCAAGGGGTACCACGGCCACGCGTTAGGCGCCTCAGGGGCGTTCGAGGCGGCCGTCTGCGCCCTCGCCCTCGAGCGCGGGTGGGTCCCACCGACCGTCAACCTCGACACGCCCGATGCCGCGTGCGACCTGCAGCACGTCGCGCCCACAGGCCGTGCCCTCGACGCGCAGCGCATCATCTCCAATTCGTTCGGGTTCGGGGGGATCAACGCCGCCCTGGTCATGGGCAAGGGCTAG
- a CDS encoding SRPBCC family protein has translation MATHRPPYSLGPLPQGRRMVTRDVMWVRAPVETIFTLARDVEAWPAHLAHYRFVRMRERASDGGGIVEMSANRPFGVLNWPTWWLSEMQVDGMRPAVRFRHIGGITTGMDVEWAFAPHEGGTQVTLWHVWDGPRWPLIGGVAATWVIGPVFIHGIASRTLAGLARAAEAR, from the coding sequence GTGGCCACCCACCGTCCGCCGTACTCGTTAGGTCCGCTGCCCCAGGGGCGCCGGATGGTGACGCGCGACGTGATGTGGGTCCGCGCCCCGGTCGAGACCATCTTCACCCTCGCGCGCGACGTGGAAGCCTGGCCGGCGCACCTCGCGCACTACCGGTTCGTGCGCATGCGAGAGCGCGCGAGCGACGGCGGTGGGATCGTGGAGATGAGTGCGAACCGTCCCTTCGGCGTGCTCAACTGGCCGACGTGGTGGCTGTCTGAAATGCAGGTCGACGGAATGAGACCCGCGGTCCGATTTCGCCACATCGGCGGGATCACAACGGGGATGGACGTTGAGTGGGCGTTTGCACCGCACGAGGGCGGGACGCAGGTGACGCTCTGGCATGTGTGGGACGGCCCGCGCTGGCCGCTGATCGGTGGTGTCGCGGCGACGTGGGTGATCGGCCCAGTGTTCATCCACGGGATCGCGAGTCGCACGCTCGCCGGTCTCGCCCGCGCGGCCGAAGCCCGATGA
- a CDS encoding methyltransferase domain-containing protein translates to MSWIVPPRQQRAEILDDPRTPWTLRERSHRDIACSNRWLGGDRALAVGIDALVRDATQSVTVLDLGAGLGGAGHVVRRVATRARLQAHCIGLDVHERLARVAARREGMAICANALALPLHDRAVDVTICALLLHHFDEDAARQLLREAVRVSRIGVVVADLQRTRLAEIGLWLASFPLGFHPVSRHDGMLSVRRAFTVPELAALLDRAGGCDVHVTKRAGFRLVGTCRAPRVPSASLPA, encoded by the coding sequence TTGAGCTGGATCGTCCCCCCGCGGCAACAGCGCGCCGAGATCCTGGACGATCCCCGCACGCCGTGGACGCTTCGGGAGCGCTCGCACCGCGATATCGCATGCAGCAACCGCTGGTTGGGCGGCGACCGCGCCCTCGCCGTTGGCATCGACGCGCTGGTTCGCGACGCCACCCAGTCGGTGACTGTCCTCGACCTCGGCGCCGGCCTCGGAGGTGCGGGACACGTCGTACGGCGTGTGGCAACCCGTGCCCGACTCCAGGCCCACTGCATCGGACTCGACGTGCACGAACGCCTCGCCCGCGTCGCCGCCCGACGTGAGGGCATGGCGATCTGCGCGAACGCCCTGGCGCTTCCGCTGCATGACCGCGCGGTGGACGTGACGATCTGTGCCCTCCTGCTCCACCACTTCGACGAGGACGCCGCGCGCCAGCTCCTGCGGGAAGCCGTGCGTGTGTCGCGCATCGGTGTGGTCGTGGCCGACCTGCAACGGACACGGCTCGCCGAGATCGGACTCTGGCTCGCGTCGTTCCCGCTTGGCTTCCACCCAGTGAGCCGCCACGACGGGATGTTGAGCGTGCGGCGCGCGTTTACCGTCCCCGAACTGGCCGCGCTGCTCGACCGTGCAGGCGGCTGCGACGTACATGTAACGAAACGTGCCGGGTTCCGGCTCGTGGGGACCTGCCGCGCACCGCGCGTTCCTTCCGCCTCCCTCCCTGCATAG
- a CDS encoding flavin reductase family protein: protein MSAPTGSPPGVTPDTFRAVLGRFASGVTVVTLQDVTGRPHGMTVSAFTSVSIAPPLVLVCIDRAATMLPLFAASTVFGVNLLASGQADLSRRFADEAMELRFDGVAWEPGPHSAPWLTDAHANLTCQVSQRLTAGDHEILVGHVVAARHADATEPLVYHRGTYVHVR from the coding sequence ATGAGCGCACCCACCGGCTCACCCCCGGGCGTCACCCCCGACACCTTTCGCGCCGTGCTCGGACGGTTCGCCAGCGGGGTTACCGTGGTCACCCTGCAGGATGTCACCGGACGTCCGCACGGGATGACGGTCAGTGCCTTCACCTCCGTCTCCATCGCCCCGCCCCTGGTGCTCGTGTGCATCGATCGCGCGGCGACCATGCTGCCGTTGTTTGCGGCAAGCACGGTGTTCGGCGTGAACCTGCTCGCGTCCGGTCAGGCGGACTTGTCGCGGCGTTTCGCCGACGAGGCGATGGAACTCCGGTTTGATGGCGTCGCCTGGGAACCGGGCCCGCACTCGGCGCCCTGGTTGACCGACGCGCACGCCAACCTCACCTGCCAGGTATCGCAACGCCTGACGGCCGGCGACCATGAGATCCTGGTCGGCCACGTCGTCGCCGCACGCCATGCCGACGCCACGGAGCCGCTGGTGTACCACCGCGGCACCTACGTGCACGTGCGTTGA